One genomic segment of Prosthecobacter fusiformis includes these proteins:
- a CDS encoding ATP-binding protein, protein MKPHFEYCLIGDQSTRKLDELLDRDLSAVIIGPPGAGKRYLLELINRLREKQGREPFPIVAFAGPKLICREHVVAQALSIKGDVKSCDTIEEWSDAVRQNYSPNHPLRLFLTNLDGISKTLAHRVLSSVQSLVKDRVLITVVTGEGNLIDLVDGSPTSAWSCANQLVVHSHDRRHFHRFLTKRMRQARLQFPKALNEARKVFHEIFQRTGGDVSLARAVFWSIGDKLNFHFEQPGLVPTRIGLGHLPVKLTDTHIVPVAGVVPFRYGCHCILAAAKEASPVESNRLSLHSERESLAVLGDLEKLLWTHEPVYVGEEPHLLELAGFARREEGMLRWFSPYTESFATDYFTRRSIGDLYAFGHDWGNAYRLYEELPFEEKVRPLSDSDHVSLMRLVDGVAIRFHRTISEATNGHGEAIANLRYQLRQALNHLTGIPNEKISCWSLDWQEAWVKTSQLGDIEQLPQPVRSIWALLATKPETKEEEFHSSKDGYHWVLCRDHDGKPASAILIDGRDDPLHEHPLRTSAIQRILRGYRRARERRLFLDRALREKAEQEILKVFWRLTKDAAWETDSVLSAIAPPILRSLRSVSRIIYLAIRHPQAEGETLSPLFDSLAPGLKRSDFVHIPIPSHFAQLLGISGQKGILLPADRVNSVLRQTRLSAFKREVACIMLPDVKGILLLESAENEVFSQADARFVCNLSERIKPSWDQGLRLKLLQESIEANYSPSLLLDRNQRILFANQRACDLLELRLSVPGWQTEPIYLDSLELTPKVREALTPSKVRESREEECITSRMSGVWLRECHPLSDKEGAPRGWVLTFRDRAFLYNSFELIRKLEGMNNFSAALELILAEIKKWLRVEHAKLRFYLRDAERPNRLVGKLSLGLSSEHKQRFMAGEVYFDDDGADNETAWLCIRKREPIALRLTDDGQADREGSTLRGLKYYCIKWKSQFEVLERKKGDISIDLPLLSEKSVLGKLTINFSADAVEELPAELPKQLGALSVVLGGLLDRVSREEIRQKMIVVDAHEQALRTTAHNLLSQISPFAAFIARYRLREAKLPELKPINDDLEAFHDQARNSVRRLKDRIGEVRLHLEQSDLSKIVEGALRIVVTNDGQWCWESIPRQVNGLWDRNHLANVFIELAYNSRDFVRKDAELSIVLSLQSVFLNDQESVVLRYADNGCGVAGDIKERIFDGRSFRNAANTNGRGLGLAYVRRVIEAHGGSVREIGELGKGAVFEFVMPVRTSMEKMGLNAMNT, encoded by the coding sequence ATGAAGCCCCACTTTGAATATTGCCTGATTGGTGACCAATCTACGCGGAAGCTCGACGAGTTGCTTGATCGCGATTTGAGCGCTGTAATCATCGGGCCGCCTGGTGCAGGCAAACGTTACCTGCTTGAACTCATTAATCGGCTCCGCGAAAAACAAGGCAGGGAGCCGTTCCCAATAGTGGCCTTTGCGGGACCTAAGTTAATATGTCGAGAACACGTCGTGGCTCAGGCTCTTTCAATAAAAGGTGATGTGAAGTCTTGTGATACGATAGAAGAGTGGTCGGATGCGGTGAGACAAAACTACTCGCCCAACCACCCGCTAAGGTTGTTCCTGACAAATTTGGATGGAATCTCCAAGACGCTGGCTCATCGCGTGCTTAGCAGCGTTCAGAGCCTTGTTAAAGACAGGGTGCTGATCACGGTCGTCACCGGAGAGGGAAATCTGATCGATCTCGTTGACGGCAGCCCCACGTCAGCGTGGAGTTGCGCTAATCAACTTGTGGTTCATTCGCATGACCGCCGCCATTTTCACCGGTTTTTGACCAAGCGCATGAGGCAAGCACGCCTTCAATTCCCCAAAGCGCTGAACGAGGCGCGCAAGGTCTTCCATGAGATTTTTCAGAGAACTGGCGGAGATGTGTCTCTGGCTCGTGCAGTGTTCTGGAGTATCGGAGACAAACTGAACTTTCATTTCGAACAACCAGGATTGGTTCCGACACGCATTGGATTGGGGCATCTACCTGTAAAACTGACTGATACACATATTGTTCCAGTCGCAGGCGTCGTGCCCTTTCGCTACGGTTGTCACTGCATTCTCGCTGCAGCGAAAGAAGCAAGTCCGGTCGAATCTAACAGGCTATCTTTGCACTCCGAGAGAGAAAGCCTCGCAGTGCTGGGGGATCTGGAAAAATTGCTATGGACGCACGAGCCAGTTTATGTCGGCGAGGAACCCCACCTGTTAGAACTTGCAGGCTTCGCCCGGCGTGAAGAGGGCATGCTTAGATGGTTCAGCCCCTATACGGAATCTTTCGCCACCGACTATTTTACGAGACGCAGCATCGGTGACCTTTATGCGTTTGGACATGACTGGGGCAACGCCTACCGCCTCTACGAGGAACTTCCGTTTGAGGAAAAGGTGCGCCCTCTCTCCGACAGCGATCACGTTTCTCTCATGCGACTTGTGGATGGTGTCGCGATACGCTTTCACCGCACAATAAGTGAGGCTACAAATGGTCATGGTGAGGCAATTGCTAACTTGCGTTATCAATTGCGCCAGGCTTTGAATCATCTCACAGGTATTCCTAATGAAAAGATCAGCTGCTGGTCACTCGATTGGCAGGAAGCATGGGTCAAAACCAGCCAACTTGGCGATATTGAGCAGCTACCCCAGCCTGTGCGTTCAATATGGGCTTTGCTTGCAACCAAACCTGAAACGAAAGAGGAAGAGTTTCACTCCAGCAAAGATGGATACCACTGGGTTCTTTGTCGTGATCACGATGGAAAACCGGCTTCCGCTATATTGATTGATGGCAGGGACGACCCGCTGCATGAACACCCGCTGCGCACTAGTGCTATCCAGCGTATTCTCCGGGGATACAGGCGGGCTAGGGAGAGGCGGCTTTTCTTGGACAGGGCGCTTCGAGAGAAGGCTGAGCAGGAGATTCTCAAGGTTTTCTGGAGACTCACTAAGGACGCAGCCTGGGAGACGGATTCTGTGCTCTCTGCCATAGCGCCACCAATTCTTCGTTCACTGCGTTCGGTCAGCAGAATCATCTACTTAGCGATTAGGCACCCTCAGGCTGAGGGCGAAACCCTTTCACCTCTTTTCGATTCGTTGGCACCAGGGCTCAAGCGAAGCGACTTCGTTCACATACCGATCCCATCTCATTTCGCTCAATTGTTGGGTATCAGTGGCCAAAAAGGCATTCTGCTTCCAGCCGATCGCGTGAACAGCGTTCTACGCCAAACCCGACTGAGTGCCTTCAAGAGAGAGGTCGCGTGCATTATGTTGCCGGATGTCAAAGGCATTCTCCTTTTGGAGAGCGCAGAAAATGAGGTATTCAGTCAGGCAGATGCTAGGTTTGTCTGCAACTTGAGTGAACGCATCAAACCTAGTTGGGATCAGGGGCTTCGTCTCAAGCTGCTACAAGAGAGCATTGAAGCCAATTATTCGCCATCGCTCCTTCTAGATCGCAACCAGCGCATCCTATTCGCCAATCAGAGAGCTTGTGACTTGCTTGAACTACGGCTCTCCGTTCCAGGATGGCAAACGGAGCCCATTTATCTTGATTCTCTTGAACTCACGCCAAAAGTTCGCGAAGCTCTCACTCCTTCAAAAGTAAGAGAAAGCCGAGAGGAAGAGTGCATCACTAGCAGGATGAGTGGTGTCTGGCTGAGGGAGTGTCATCCACTGTCAGACAAAGAAGGTGCCCCTAGGGGGTGGGTTTTAACTTTTCGAGATCGCGCCTTTCTCTACAACTCCTTTGAGTTGATAAGAAAGCTGGAGGGCATGAACAATTTCTCGGCTGCTCTGGAACTCATTTTGGCTGAGATCAAGAAATGGCTTCGCGTTGAACATGCAAAGCTGCGATTTTATCTTCGCGACGCTGAACGCCCCAATCGGCTTGTCGGAAAACTCTCTCTTGGACTCAGTTCAGAACACAAGCAACGTTTCATGGCGGGGGAGGTCTATTTCGACGACGATGGAGCCGACAATGAGACCGCTTGGCTTTGCATCAGGAAACGCGAGCCGATCGCACTGAGATTGACTGACGATGGCCAGGCTGATCGTGAGGGCAGCACATTAAGAGGATTAAAGTATTATTGCATAAAATGGAAATCTCAGTTTGAAGTTCTCGAACGCAAAAAGGGCGACATCTCCATTGATCTGCCGCTGCTTTCAGAAAAAAGCGTCTTAGGCAAGTTGACGATCAATTTCTCCGCTGATGCGGTCGAAGAATTGCCCGCAGAGTTGCCCAAGCAACTTGGTGCATTGTCCGTGGTTTTGGGGGGATTGCTCGATAGAGTTAGCCGGGAGGAGATACGACAGAAGATGATCGTCGTGGATGCCCATGAACAGGCGCTTCGGACGACCGCCCATAATTTATTGAGCCAGATCAGTCCATTTGCCGCCTTTATAGCCCGTTACCGTCTCCGCGAGGCAAAGTTGCCGGAACTGAAACCCATAAATGATGATCTTGAAGCATTTCACGATCAAGCGCGCAATTCTGTGCGAAGACTTAAAGATCGAATCGGTGAAGTCAGACTTCATCTTGAGCAATCTGACCTTTCAAAGATTGTCGAGGGAGCACTCCGCATCGTCGTTACGAACGACGGGCAGTGGTGCTGGGAGAGCATCCCCCGGCAAGTAAATGGACTTTGGGACAGGAATCACTTGGCGAATGTCTTTATCGAGCTCGCATACAACTCACGTGATTTTGTAAGGAAGGATGCAGAATTGAGTATCGTCTTGTCATTACAGTCGGTCTTTTTGAATGATCAAGAGTCTGTCGTTTTGCGCTATGCAGACAATGGCTGTGGTGTGGCAGGGGATATTAAAGAGCGAATTTTTGACGGAAGATCTTTTCGCAACGCGGCAAACACTAACGGGCGAGGGTTAGGACTTGCCTATGTTCGGAGAGTCATTGAGGCGCACGGTGGAAGTGTTCGCGAAATAGGGGAGCTTGGCAAAGGTGCCGTTTTTGAATTTGTTATGCCTGTACGCACCTCCATGGAAAAGATGGGATTAAATGCAATGAACACATGA
- a CDS encoding RNA polymerase sigma factor, whose protein sequence is MPNHTSSYASQAELIRAVIAQEKTAEEEFFELVWGIVNAHAHSWGVRPCDAEDLASEVVVKALNRLHRFKVKRAKLSTWIFVIGRNHAYDMLDKDKNDPLRQESLELQAWMEIGGEDAVLHFDEVAVESRPEVFDRLDQALKQLDPSERELLQLSINASQTAAQIAPQMGMSVGQVRVRKHRLLGRMRDLLSA, encoded by the coding sequence ATGCCCAACCACACTTCATCATACGCCAGTCAGGCCGAATTGATCAGGGCGGTCATAGCCCAGGAAAAAACTGCTGAGGAGGAGTTCTTTGAGCTTGTCTGGGGCATTGTGAACGCACACGCACACTCTTGGGGGGTGCGTCCATGCGATGCCGAAGACCTCGCCTCCGAAGTCGTGGTAAAGGCACTGAACCGCTTGCATCGTTTCAAGGTGAAGCGTGCCAAGCTCAGCACTTGGATTTTTGTGATTGGTCGTAACCACGCCTATGACATGCTCGACAAGGACAAAAATGATCCGCTTCGCCAAGAGAGCCTTGAATTACAGGCATGGATGGAGATTGGAGGCGAGGACGCGGTTCTTCACTTTGATGAAGTGGCCGTAGAATCCCGACCGGAAGTTTTTGATCGGTTGGATCAGGCTCTCAAACAACTTGATCCATCAGAACGCGAGTTGTTGCAGCTGTCCATTAATGCAAGCCAAACCGCCGCACAGATTGCCCCGCAGATGGGAATGTCCGTTGGGCAGGTTCGCGTTCGCAAACACCGCCTTCTCGGTCGCATGCGTGATCTCCTGTCTGCTTGA
- a CDS encoding DUF1549 domain-containing protein: MSGQLQHTKSVRFTDADLAFFEKNIRPVLITSCYEWHSVEADKLKAGLALDAWAALLKGKPEESLLIASLRHDDPDLKMPPEKHGGKLSDAVIANFVEWVKRGVPMPEGQSVAAQQKMKARMDHWAFKPVQDSPAPVVKNANWPLMEVDRFVLAELENKGLAPVADAEPAALLRRVHLDLTGLPPTAEQVQAFLAAPSESRIEAVIDELMKSPQFGERWGRHWLDVARYAESSGKETDFAYPQAWRHRDYVIKAFNADMPFDQFIREQIAGDLFAARDDKQRAELLIATGFLAIGPKSHIEKNPLQFEMDVVDEQIDTVSQAFLGMTMACARCHDHKYDPVSQRDYYALVGIFRSTDTKFGTIKVIQNNNPSTLVALPAVAEQPDALKPLSPRERSRLETAIAKSAAHIAELTKNREFASAQFVRTRLRLETNRAHLAAYEEDGTPKQFVTCMLERERPRGTALLLRGDLPVPIPEASTHAEGLRPRR; this comes from the coding sequence ATGTCAGGACAGCTTCAACATACAAAGAGTGTCCGCTTTACCGATGCCGATCTCGCCTTCTTTGAGAAGAACATCCGCCCGGTGCTCATCACGAGCTGCTACGAGTGGCACAGTGTGGAGGCAGACAAGCTGAAGGCCGGGCTGGCACTGGATGCGTGGGCGGCCTTGCTGAAGGGAAAGCCGGAGGAGAGTCTGCTCATCGCCTCTCTGCGGCATGATGATCCTGATTTGAAAATGCCGCCGGAGAAGCATGGCGGAAAGTTGAGCGATGCAGTCATCGCGAACTTCGTGGAGTGGGTGAAGCGCGGCGTGCCGATGCCGGAGGGCCAGTCAGTGGCCGCTCAGCAGAAGATGAAGGCGCGTATGGATCATTGGGCGTTCAAGCCGGTGCAGGACTCGCCTGCGCCAGTGGTGAAGAACGCGAACTGGCCGCTCATGGAGGTAGATCGCTTTGTTTTGGCGGAGTTGGAGAACAAGGGCCTCGCACCCGTGGCGGATGCGGAGCCTGCGGCCTTGCTTCGTCGCGTGCATCTTGATCTGACAGGCCTGCCGCCGACAGCGGAGCAGGTGCAGGCTTTTCTCGCGGCACCGAGCGAGTCGCGAATCGAGGCGGTGATCGATGAACTCATGAAGTCGCCGCAGTTTGGCGAGCGCTGGGGCCGTCACTGGTTGGATGTGGCGCGGTATGCGGAGAGCAGTGGCAAGGAGACGGATTTCGCCTATCCGCAGGCGTGGCGGCATCGCGATTATGTCATCAAGGCCTTCAATGCTGACATGCCGTTTGATCAGTTCATCCGCGAGCAGATCGCGGGCGATTTGTTTGCGGCACGCGATGACAAGCAGCGGGCGGAGTTGCTCATCGCGACCGGATTCCTCGCCATCGGGCCGAAGTCGCACATCGAAAAGAATCCGCTCCAGTTTGAGATGGATGTCGTGGATGAGCAGATCGACACCGTGAGCCAGGCCTTCCTCGGCATGACGATGGCCTGCGCCCGCTGCCACGATCACAAATACGATCCCGTCTCGCAGCGCGACTACTACGCGCTGGTGGGCATCTTCCGCAGCACGGACACGAAGTTTGGTACGATCAAAGTCATCCAGAACAACAACCCCAGCACGCTCGTGGCACTGCCCGCCGTAGCGGAGCAGCCCGATGCGCTGAAGCCCCTCTCGCCGCGTGAACGCAGCCGTTTGGAGACCGCCATCGCGAAGAGTGCGGCCCACATCGCCGAGCTGACGAAGAATCGCGAGTTCGCCTCTGCCCAGTTTGTGCGCACGCGGCTTCGTCTGGAGACGAATCGCGCCCACCTCGCCGCGTATGAGGAGGACGGCACGCCGAAGCAGTTCGTCACCTGCATGCTGGAGCGTGAGAGGCCGCGCGGCACCGCGCTGCTGCTCCGTGGCGATCTCCCAGTTCCGATACCTGAAGCTTCGACACATGCTGAGGGTCTGCGACCACGCCGGTGA
- a CDS encoding AAA family ATPase, with protein sequence MSLDIYLRFLEFSQFRRLGHVQLDIDKKTTILVGANNSGKTSILSAIRHFLADSTTFGAFDISLSVWPKLRALGKTWENLTEDPLTVGGPDDVWQTQLETLLLCMPSLDLWFHAEAGMYHYVSPFLSKLSWDGGLVGLRLRLEPASDIDALKQLAWTYATARAPVKDMGNDSLAWPIDILDFWLREPLELGQVRAYKLNADNNPLNASESYTRQVLPPGADSVDRKQVKKLICVDFVAAQRGLGREEADSRSAVGAHRVGMFSTQLLKFARQHFNVTSTGHGHRADLIKAVADAQLDLDKKIRDALADSVEEVKMLGYPGLNDPQEIRFRTRIQTADLLDHGTAVQYSMRPDSLDELLPEYSIGLGYQNLQSLSYQLVSFKTARLRPEKDSPAPVHLVMIEEPEAHLHVQVQRIFADKAHKLISPTEKDQSDLKSQLLISTHSSHLAHAESFDRLRYVRRVARGENNLMPSTEVVNLGQVFGNDNATRIFAERYFRVQHTDLLFANAAIFVEGVAERMLVPLFIERDFKSLDSRYISFLDIGGSHAHRLKPLVEKLRIPTVIITDVDPCEERDGKPKNNGTPTKKLVAVANTGQPGLHCGNPTLRDWHPKRQLLDNYKEPTEAEMVWQEAPDCSVRFAWQLPIESAAGCWPSTFEDSLVLTNLPWFGSLMEEQRDEKGQPIKPPTGALGSVAKMVAGETDVPTLLNSLHTLMHKSFDKGDFSTSIFEMVSLNEPVACPSYIAKALTWLQAQLEPIKPS encoded by the coding sequence ATGTCCTTAGATATTTATCTCCGCTTCTTGGAATTTAGCCAGTTTCGCAGACTCGGCCATGTACAACTCGATATAGATAAGAAGACCACGATTCTGGTCGGAGCCAACAATAGCGGTAAGACATCCATCTTATCAGCAATACGCCATTTTCTCGCTGATAGCACTACCTTTGGGGCTTTCGACATTAGCCTGTCTGTGTGGCCTAAACTGCGGGCGCTTGGTAAAACCTGGGAGAATCTGACGGAAGATCCTTTAACAGTTGGAGGACCTGACGATGTTTGGCAAACACAACTCGAAACGCTTCTCTTGTGCATGCCTTCCCTGGATCTCTGGTTCCACGCAGAAGCTGGCATGTATCACTATGTTTCTCCTTTTCTTTCAAAACTCAGTTGGGACGGCGGACTTGTGGGACTTCGTTTGAGGCTGGAACCAGCGTCGGACATTGACGCCCTGAAGCAGCTTGCTTGGACCTATGCGACCGCACGCGCACCAGTCAAAGACATGGGAAACGACTCCCTTGCTTGGCCCATCGACATTTTGGACTTCTGGCTACGCGAACCACTCGAACTGGGGCAAGTCCGTGCCTACAAGCTGAATGCGGATAACAATCCACTGAACGCCTCTGAAAGCTATACAAGGCAGGTTCTGCCCCCCGGGGCCGATTCGGTGGATCGCAAGCAAGTCAAGAAACTGATATGCGTTGATTTCGTCGCGGCCCAACGGGGACTTGGCAGAGAAGAGGCTGATTCACGATCCGCTGTCGGGGCTCATCGGGTTGGAATGTTCTCAACACAACTGCTGAAATTTGCACGTCAACACTTCAATGTTACCAGCACAGGGCACGGACATCGCGCTGACCTTATCAAGGCCGTCGCTGACGCTCAGCTAGACTTGGACAAAAAAATTCGGGACGCTCTCGCTGACTCCGTAGAGGAAGTGAAGATGCTCGGCTATCCCGGCTTGAACGACCCCCAAGAAATTCGTTTTCGCACGCGCATCCAAACGGCTGACCTGCTCGATCATGGAACAGCAGTCCAATACAGCATGCGCCCGGACTCCCTTGACGAACTCCTGCCGGAGTATTCCATCGGCCTCGGCTACCAGAATCTTCAATCCCTCAGCTACCAGTTGGTTTCGTTCAAAACAGCCCGACTGAGACCTGAAAAGGATTCCCCTGCACCCGTTCACCTAGTGATGATCGAGGAGCCGGAGGCGCACCTCCATGTTCAGGTGCAACGCATCTTTGCAGACAAGGCGCACAAACTGATCAGCCCGACTGAAAAGGATCAATCAGATCTCAAGAGTCAGCTCTTGATAAGCACTCATTCGAGCCACCTCGCTCATGCGGAGAGCTTTGACAGATTGCGATATGTTCGCCGAGTTGCAAGGGGCGAGAACAATCTCATGCCATCGACCGAGGTGGTCAATTTGGGACAAGTCTTTGGGAACGACAATGCGACTCGAATTTTTGCTGAGCGCTATTTCCGCGTTCAGCACACGGATTTGCTGTTTGCAAATGCGGCTATTTTTGTAGAAGGAGTCGCCGAGAGAATGTTGGTACCGCTTTTCATTGAGCGGGACTTTAAATCGCTGGACAGCCGGTACATCTCCTTCCTCGACATTGGTGGAAGTCATGCCCACCGACTGAAGCCCCTTGTCGAAAAGTTGCGAATTCCGACGGTCATCATTACTGATGTCGATCCTTGCGAAGAAAGGGACGGCAAGCCAAAGAATAATGGCACCCCTACCAAGAAGCTCGTTGCAGTTGCAAACACGGGACAACCTGGACTCCACTGCGGCAATCCAACCCTGCGAGACTGGCATCCAAAACGACAGTTACTCGACAACTATAAAGAGCCTACCGAGGCGGAGATGGTATGGCAAGAGGCTCCGGATTGTTCTGTTAGATTTGCTTGGCAGTTGCCAATTGAATCAGCCGCGGGGTGCTGGCCCAGCACTTTTGAAGATTCACTCGTTCTCACAAACCTGCCATGGTTTGGAAGTCTCATGGAAGAGCAACGCGACGAAAAGGGACAACCAATTAAGCCGCCCACTGGAGCACTGGGCTCCGTAGCGAAGATGGTCGCGGGAGAAACAGATGTTCCAACTCTTCTTAATTCGCTCCACACCCTCATGCACAAGTCATTCGACAAAGGGGACTTTTCTACGAGCATCTTCGAAATGGTCTCATTGAATGAGCCCGTTGCATGCCCATCGTATATCGCGAAAGCCCTCACGTGGTTGCAAGCACAGCTTGAGCCAATCAAGCCCTCGTGA
- a CDS encoding UvrD-helicase domain-containing protein, with protein MSTDLILPSNDRDAGVVEEICGYLTEDPPRSYFLFAGAGSGKTRTLVEVLRRMTGVVEHEKGGQLALRLRMYGRSIRVITYTKNAVAVINGRLGDNSLVGVSTIHAFCWELISGFNDDIRAALIALKEIQFEKIRFEALAKPRGITPVKQRDLDEITAEIEAIRSIAVFIYHPDRESHGPGALAHHNVLDATAWLLNNRPTLRTILKDRYPIVLIDESQDTMKGVLDALMGLAEPRGSGLTLGLLGDHRQRIYTDGHSDLPSRVPSNWATPELQMNHRSQQRIVTLINRIWVAKLEGRTQPANGVEQHWRTEKTGGLVRLFVGSTSLSSENKVLGERWCADQMRVESGSAAWNDGEHQVLALEHKLVAMRGSFLDVYGAMALLDPNAAAPSGSGENKGPAVAKFLLNELAELELCVGRDGYIDEFKLTEVLRRHGRLEIMPGDAVARASRVAEILQGIREFGVACVNPASTIGEIIAPVLTAKIFEIDHRLLEAHADKSAPPTAPTRGQEESKLDRMRRGWCALFASPWPQLQKYRNYLAGNSVLATHQVVKGSEYPDVMVVMDDVSAGGFLISYDKIFGGKDLSDTDKDNAGIGKETTIDRTLRLLYVTCSRARETLALVLWSSDTTAALARIQDSGWFSLDEVREIPDPPFTTQTP; from the coding sequence ATGAGTACCGATCTAATCCTTCCCAGCAACGACCGAGATGCCGGGGTTGTTGAAGAAATCTGCGGCTATCTCACCGAAGATCCTCCTCGCAGCTACTTCCTTTTCGCAGGCGCAGGCTCTGGAAAGACCCGCACGCTTGTAGAGGTGTTGCGCCGGATGACTGGTGTCGTGGAGCACGAGAAAGGCGGCCAGCTTGCTCTGCGCTTGCGCATGTACGGCCGTTCGATACGCGTGATCACCTACACGAAAAACGCGGTAGCGGTGATCAATGGTCGCCTGGGGGACAATAGTTTAGTGGGGGTCTCCACGATCCACGCATTCTGCTGGGAGCTTATCAGCGGGTTCAATGATGACATCCGCGCGGCGCTCATTGCCTTAAAAGAAATTCAATTTGAAAAGATAAGGTTCGAAGCGCTTGCAAAGCCAAGGGGTATCACCCCGGTCAAGCAGCGGGATCTCGATGAGATCACGGCAGAGATCGAAGCGATTCGATCAATTGCAGTCTTCATCTACCATCCTGACCGCGAGTCGCATGGCCCTGGAGCACTTGCTCACCATAACGTGCTCGACGCGACAGCCTGGCTTTTGAACAACAGACCAACCCTTCGAACGATCCTGAAGGATCGCTATCCTATCGTTCTTATCGATGAATCACAGGATACAATGAAAGGCGTGCTGGATGCTCTGATGGGCTTGGCAGAGCCGAGGGGTAGCGGTCTGACTCTTGGATTGCTAGGCGACCATCGTCAGCGGATCTACACCGACGGCCATTCGGACCTCCCGAGTCGGGTGCCGTCAAACTGGGCGACGCCCGAACTGCAGATGAACCATCGGAGCCAGCAGCGTATCGTGACCCTAATCAACCGCATCTGGGTTGCCAAGCTAGAGGGTAGAACCCAACCGGCAAACGGCGTAGAACAGCATTGGAGGACCGAGAAGACGGGTGGCTTGGTACGGCTGTTTGTCGGGAGCACCTCTCTCTCCTCCGAGAACAAGGTTCTTGGCGAACGTTGGTGCGCCGATCAAATGCGCGTTGAGAGTGGTTCAGCTGCATGGAACGACGGCGAGCACCAAGTGCTCGCTCTGGAACACAAGCTTGTCGCGATGCGAGGATCGTTCCTTGATGTTTATGGTGCCATGGCACTACTTGACCCCAATGCTGCAGCACCTTCGGGTAGTGGCGAAAATAAGGGGCCTGCCGTCGCAAAGTTCCTGCTGAATGAACTTGCCGAACTCGAACTATGCGTGGGTAGAGACGGCTATATCGACGAGTTCAAGCTCACGGAGGTTCTACGGCGGCACGGTCGCCTCGAAATCATGCCCGGAGACGCGGTGGCTAGAGCAAGCCGAGTTGCCGAGATTCTTCAGGGCATTAGGGAATTTGGTGTTGCATGCGTCAACCCTGCCTCCACGATTGGAGAGATAATCGCACCCGTGTTGACGGCAAAGATCTTTGAGATAGACCACCGCCTTTTGGAAGCTCATGCGGACAAGTCCGCTCCGCCTACTGCACCCACAAGAGGCCAAGAGGAGTCGAAACTAGACCGGATGCGGCGGGGCTGGTGCGCGCTTTTTGCTTCTCCTTGGCCTCAGCTGCAGAAGTACCGCAATTACCTCGCCGGTAATTCCGTGCTCGCCACGCATCAGGTCGTTAAGGGGTCCGAGTATCCCGATGTCATGGTTGTGATGGACGATGTGTCAGCTGGCGGCTTTCTCATTTCCTACGATAAGATCTTTGGTGGCAAGGATCTCAGCGATACGGACAAGGACAATGCGGGTATTGGGAAGGAAACGACCATTGATCGAACTTTACGGCTCCTGTATGTCACTTGCAGCCGTGCTCGGGAAACGCTGGCACTTGTTCTCTGGTCATCAGACACCACTGCGGCCTTAGCGCGTATCCAAGACAGTGGATGGTTCTCACTCGACGAGGTTCGAGAAATACCCGATCCACCATTTACAACGCAAACGCCTTGA